The following DNA comes from Micromonospora chokoriensis.
CGGACGACCTGGTCGGCGCGGTGCAGGCCGGCAAGGTCGGCGACCGGGTCGAGGTGACGTTCAAGCGCAACGGCGTGGAGAAGACGGTGACCGTGACGCTCGCCGAGACGCCGTGACACACATCTGAACCTGCCTCCCTCCGGCGGCGGGTGGCGGAGCCGAGGGGGTCGGCTCCGCCACCCGCCGCTTTTTCCGTCCGGACGGCGGTTCACCCGATCCAGGTGAACCGCCGTCACCCGGCTCTCCGGCAGGTTCGGGGGCGACGAGTCTCGGCGACCGGAACCGGGGGTGGGTGTCGTGACCGACGTGGTGGATGTCCGCGACGACCAGCGGATCCAACGCGACGTCCTGGCGCAGCTCGCCTGGGACGCCCAGCTGCAACCGAACGAGATCGGGGTGAGCGTCGACGAGGGTGTGGTCACGCTGACCGGCTTCGTGGACGGTGCGGCCCGCAGTTGGGCGGCGATCCGGTGCGCGCAGCGGGTTCGCGGTGTCCGGGCGGTGGCCGACGAGATCGAGGTGCGGCTGCCGGGCACACCGGGGCGTACCGACGGTGAGGTCGCCATCGCCGCCGCCCGCGCGCTGGAGTGGGACAGTTTCGTGCCGGCCGAGCGGCTGGACGTGACGGTGGCCAACGGGTGGCTGATGCTCCGCGGTGAGGTCGAGTTCGGGTGGCAGCGGCGTGCCGCCGAGGGGGCGGTGCGCCGGCTCGACGGCGTACGGGGGATCACCAACCTGATCGAGGTGCGACCGCCGGCGGCCCCGGCCGAGCTGCTGCGTCGGGACGTGCAGCGGGCGCTGGCGCGCACCATCGGGGCCGAGCGGGTGACCGTCGAGGTCGACGGCGACACGCTCGTCCTGGCCGGGGTGGTCCGGTCGTGGTGGGAACGCGACCAGGTCGAGCGGGTGGCCTGGTCCGCGCCCGGCGTACGGGTGGTGCACGACCAACTCCTGGTCGGCGGGTGATCGTCCGGCTTGTCCGGTTTACCCGGGGGATCCCTGGGAACTCGCCGCCGACCGTTCCGACCGCCGGTGGCGCCGCACCGGGGACCAACGGGGAGGACTCGTGGCCCTGATCCACCCGCCCGCGGACCGGCCGACAGGGCGGTCGTTGCGCATCGCGATGGTGGTCCCGCCATGGTTGTCAGTGCCGCCTCCCGGCTACGGCGGCCTCGAACAGGTCGTCGCCGCCCTGGTGGACGCCCTCAGCGTGCAGGGGCACGCGGTCACGCTGTTCGGCGCCGGTAGCGACCACGGCACGGCGGCCGACGGCTTCGTCTCCACGGTTCCCGAGGTCCAGTACGAGCGGCTCGGCGAGTCACTGCCGGAACTGGCCCACCTGGCCCGGGTGAACCGGCTGATCACGGCCGCCGACTTCGACGTGATCCACGACCACACCACGATCGGCCCGCTGGTCGCCGGCCGCCGGGCGGTGCCGACGGTCGCGACCGTGCACGGCAACCCCGTGGGGGAGTACGGCGACGTGCTGAGCGACGTCGACCAGGGCGTCGCCCTGGTGGCGATCTCGCACACCCAACGTCGGTTGAACACCGACCTGCCCTGGGCCGGCACCGTGCACAACGCACTGGACATCCGTGGTTTCCCGCGTAAGGACGAGCCCGGCCGGGGGCCGGTGCTGTGGTTGGCCCGGTTCAGCCCGGACAAGGGCCCGGAGGTCGCCATCCGGGCCTGCCGGGAGGCCGGGCTGCCCCTGCTGCTGGCCGGCAAGTGCAACGAGCCGGCCGAGCGCCGCTACTACGAGCAGGTCGTCGCGCCGCTGGTCGACGAGAACGTGACTGTCGTGCTCAACGCCGACCGCGCGGAGACGCTGCGGATGCTCGTCGACGCCCGCTGTCTGATCATGCCGATCCAGTGGGACGAGCCGTTCGGCATGGTGATGCTGGAAGCGATGGCGACCGGCACACCTGTGGTGGCGCTCAACCGGGGCGCAGTGCCGGAGCTGGTGCGCCCCGGACTGACCGGGCTGGTGTGTGAACGGCCGGAGGAGCTGCCCGCCGCGGTGCTCGCCGTCGAGCAGCTCGACCCGGAGGACTGCGTGGCGCACGTCGCAGAGAACTTCTCGGTCGAGCGGATGGCGAACGACTACGTCGAGGTCTATCGACGGTTCGCCGCCGACCGGTACGACATCCGCGAATCGGCCCGGGTCTCGGCCCGCTGACCTGCCCCGATCAGACCCGGGCTGCCCCCAGGTCGGCGATGGCGGCGTCGAGCTGGGACGCGTACCCCGGACTGATGCCACCCTCGCCGAGGCGCACCGCGACCTTTTTCCGCAGCCTGGCCACCGGTGGTGCCAGCTCGTCGCGGCCGGAACTGACCGCGGCGGTCAGGTTGCGCAGCTCGTTGCGCAGGTCGAGACCCACGTCGTCACGGATCTCGCCGGCGCTCAGGCCGGCGGTGATCAGCCCGTCGACCCGGCTGGCGGCCTCGACCAGGCTTTCCGGACGCGACGTGGGCGTGCTGCCGGTGCTCGGCGTCGTCGGCGAGGGCGTGGTCGGCTCGGACGACGGCGGGACCGGCGGGTCGCTCGGCGAGGTCGTCGTCGGGCCCACCGAGGGCTGCGTGCGGGGCGTCGGCCGCTGCTCGGGCAGCAGGGCCACACCGGCCAGTGCCACACCGACGGCCAGGACGAGCAGCAGCGCCAGCCGTCGTCGGGACCAACCGGGGTCGGCCGTAGCCCCTTCGAGCCCTGCCCCTTCGGACGTCTTTCCTTCGGCGGTCGGCGGGAGGTCGACCGGCTGCGGAGGCAGAACCTGGGTGGGCACCCGGATGGTCGCGGCCGGGGGATCGGGCGGCAGCAGATGGCCGCGCAGCACGGTGGCGACCTGTCGGGCAGTCGGCCGCTCGGCCGGATCCCGGGCGAGGCTGCGCAGGCAGATCCGGGCCACCGGCGGGGGCAGCTCCGGCAGCTCGGCGAGCGTCGGTGGCGGGCCGTCGGCCAGTGCGGCGCTGAGCTGCTCCCAGGTGTCGGCCGGGTACGGAACCCGACCGGTCAACGCCTCGTACAGCAGCACGCCGAGTGAGTACACGTCGGTGGACGGCTGGGCCGGCGCGCCGTCGAGGCGTTCCGGTGCGACGTACGCGGGCGTGCCGAAGGTCTCGCCGTCCTCGTCCTCGTCCGGTGCGCCGATCCGGGTGGCGATGCCGAAGTCGAGCACCTTGACGCCCGTCCCGGTCATCATCACGTTGGCCGGGGTGATGTCCCGGTGCACGATGCCGAGCCGGTGCGCCGCGGCCAGTGCGTCCGCGACCTGCGCACCCACCTGGACCGCCTCGGCCCACGGCAGCGGCCCCTCGGTGAGGCGCAGCTCCAACTCCTCGCCGTCGAGCAGCTCCATCACCACGAACGAGGTGATCGAGCCGTCCGGATCGACAGTCTCGCCGTAGTCGTGCACCGAGGTCAGGTGTGGGTGCACCAACTGGGCGGCGGCCCGGGCCTCCTCGCGCACCATTCCCCGAAAACGCGCGTCGGCGGCCAGCGAGGGAGCGAGGACCTTGAGGGCGACCAGTCGGTCCAACACCTCGTCCCGGGCACGCCAGATGACCGACATGCCGCCGGCGCCGATCTGGTCGAGAAGTCGATATCTGCGGGCCAGCAACCGGCCCGGATGCAGTGCTGCCTTCACAGATCGCACCTGCCTCAGGGGTGGGAGCGGTATCAGGTTGCGCGAATGCATCATGCCTGTCAACGGCGTCGCCGCCCCGGTCGGCGGGCGGTGCCTGGTGTGCGCCGACCGCGCGACCACGGTGGCCGGCCGGTCGGCTGCGCGCCCGTGCCAGGATGAGGGGCATGGCGCGGGGACCTGTGGCATTCGTGCTCGGCGGTGGGGGCGTGCTCGGCGCGGTCGAGGTGGGCATGTTGCGCGCGTTGTTCCGCGCCGGCATCAAACCCGACATGGTGCTCGGCACCTCGATCGGCGCGGTGAACGGCGCGCTGGTCGCCGCCGACCCGTCGGAGGCGGTGACCGACCGGTTGGTCCGGCTCTGGGCCTCGCCGGAGGCGAGCGAGGTGTACGGGGACTCCGTCGCCCGGCAGTTGCGCCGCTTCGCCGCCCGTACCCACCTGCACTCACCTCGACCGCTGCGCCGGTTGCTGGAGACCGAACTGGGGGTCGACACCACCTTCGCCGACCTGAAGGTGCCGTTCCGCTGCTGCGCCGCGCACATCGAGCGGGCGGCCGAGCACTGGTTCGACAGCGGTCCGGTGGTGCCGGCGGTGCTGGCGTCGGCCTCGGTGCCCGGTCTGCTCCCGCCCATGCAGATCGACGGCGCGCACTACGTGGACGGGGGCATCGTCAACTCCATCCCGATCGGCGAGGCGGTGGCCGTCGGCGCGCGCCGGATCTACGTCCTCCAGGTGGGCCGCATCGAGCGGGAGTTGACCCCGCCCCGACGGCCGTGGGAGATCGCCCAGGTCGCGTTCGAGATCTCCCGCCGGCACCGGTTCTTCCGCGAGTTGGCGGCGCTGCCCGAGGGGGTGGAGGTGCACGTCCTGCCGACCGGAGGGCTCAACCCCCGCG
Coding sequences within:
- a CDS encoding serine/threonine-protein kinase, with protein sequence MHSRNLIPLPPLRQVRSVKAALHPGRLLARRYRLLDQIGAGGMSVIWRARDEVLDRLVALKVLAPSLAADARFRGMVREEARAAAQLVHPHLTSVHDYGETVDPDGSITSFVVMELLDGEELELRLTEGPLPWAEAVQVGAQVADALAAAHRLGIVHRDITPANVMMTGTGVKVLDFGIATRIGAPDEDEDGETFGTPAYVAPERLDGAPAQPSTDVYSLGVLLYEALTGRVPYPADTWEQLSAALADGPPPTLAELPELPPPVARICLRSLARDPAERPTARQVATVLRGHLLPPDPPAATIRVPTQVLPPQPVDLPPTAEGKTSEGAGLEGATADPGWSRRRLALLLVLAVGVALAGVALLPEQRPTPRTQPSVGPTTTSPSDPPVPPSSEPTTPSPTTPSTGSTPTSRPESLVEAASRVDGLITAGLSAGEIRDDVGLDLRNELRNLTAAVSSGRDELAPPVARLRKKVAVRLGEGGISPGYASQLDAAIADLGAARV
- a CDS encoding BON domain-containing protein, coding for MTDVVDVRDDQRIQRDVLAQLAWDAQLQPNEIGVSVDEGVVTLTGFVDGAARSWAAIRCAQRVRGVRAVADEIEVRLPGTPGRTDGEVAIAAARALEWDSFVPAERLDVTVANGWLMLRGEVEFGWQRRAAEGAVRRLDGVRGITNLIEVRPPAAPAELLRRDVQRALARTIGAERVTVEVDGDTLVLAGVVRSWWERDQVERVAWSAPGVRVVHDQLLVGG
- a CDS encoding glycosyltransferase family 4 protein, encoding MVVPPWLSVPPPGYGGLEQVVAALVDALSVQGHAVTLFGAGSDHGTAADGFVSTVPEVQYERLGESLPELAHLARVNRLITAADFDVIHDHTTIGPLVAGRRAVPTVATVHGNPVGEYGDVLSDVDQGVALVAISHTQRRLNTDLPWAGTVHNALDIRGFPRKDEPGRGPVLWLARFSPDKGPEVAIRACREAGLPLLLAGKCNEPAERRYYEQVVAPLVDENVTVVLNADRAETLRMLVDARCLIMPIQWDEPFGMVMLEAMATGTPVVALNRGAVPELVRPGLTGLVCERPEELPAAVLAVEQLDPEDCVAHVAENFSVERMANDYVEVYRRFAADRYDIRESARVSAR
- a CDS encoding patatin-like phospholipase family protein — translated: MARGPVAFVLGGGGVLGAVEVGMLRALFRAGIKPDMVLGTSIGAVNGALVAADPSEAVTDRLVRLWASPEASEVYGDSVARQLRRFAARTHLHSPRPLRRLLETELGVDTTFADLKVPFRCCAAHIERAAEHWFDSGPVVPAVLASASVPGLLPPMQIDGAHYVDGGIVNSIPIGEAVAVGARRIYVLQVGRIERELTPPRRPWEIAQVAFEISRRHRFFRELAALPEGVEVHVLPTGGLNPRDDTPWAYRDMAAVGRRISRAYTASRRYLATHQER